One genomic window of Coffea eugenioides isolate CCC68of chromosome 1, Ceug_1.0, whole genome shotgun sequence includes the following:
- the LOC113748912 gene encoding protein CUP-SHAPED COTYLEDON 2-like — protein sequence MGLRDIGATLPPGFRFYPSDEELVCHYLYKKIANGEVSRDTLVEIDLHTCEPWQLPDVAKLNSNEWYFFSFRDRKYATGFRTNRATTTGYWKATGKDRTVLDPTRRSIVGMRKTLVFYRNRAPNGIKTGWIMHEFRLENPHVPPKEDWVLCRVFHKAKVESVDNDVYDATAGGGGCGGGGDISPTFAASPPNIDHCTTGGYNQNSSFSQSPPHQSQNSSSTAALPNMMSAVLGRNYLQSSSQELCVTPSRNDQMVHSKSELDEYGFLFNMNFGEANLRDGGVPSGLEEMHFDDDSSLVFI from the exons ATGGGTCTAAGAGACATTGGAGCAACTTTGCCTCCAGGTTTCAGATTTTACCCTAGCGACGAAGAATTGGTATGCCACTATCTCTACAAAAAAATTGCAAATGGAGAGGTTTCCAGAGATACCCTAGTGGAAATTGACCTCCATACTTGTGAGCCATGGCAGCTTCCTG ATGTGGCAAAGCTGAACTCAAACGAGTGGTACTTCTTCAGCTTTCGGGATCGCAAGTATGCAACCGGCTTCCGAACTAACAGGGCGACAACCACGGGCTACTGGAAGGCAACCGGTAAAGATCGTACGGTGCTGGATCCCACGAGAAGAAGCATAGTAGGGATGAGAAAGACGCTGGTTTTCTACAGAAATAGAGCTCCAAACGGGATCAAAACGGGTTGGATCATGCATGAATTTCGCCTGGAGAACCCTCACGTACCACCTAAG GAAGATTGGGTGCTGTGCAGAGTATTTCACAAAGCCAAAGTCGAAAGCGTCGATAATGACGTGTATGATGCGACGGCTGGTGGTGGTGGCTGTGGCGGAGGGGGTGATATTTCTCCCACTTTCGCTGCATCTCCTCCCAATATTGATCATTGTACGACGGGAGGCTATAACCAGAATTCTTCGTTCTCCCAAAGTCCACCCCATCAAAGCCAGAACTCCAGCAGCACTGCTGCTCTTCCAAACATGATGTCCGCTGTGTTGGGTCGCAATTATCTCCAGTCGTCATCTCAGGAATTATGTGTAACTCCGTCGCGGAATGATCAGATGGTGCATTCCAAGTCGGAGCTGGATGAGTATGGATTTCTCTTTAACATGAACTTTGGAGAAGCAAATTTGAGAGATGGCGGAGTCCCTTCAGGTCTTGAGGAAATGCACTTTGACGACGACAGCAGCCTGGTTTTCATTTAA